AACGACAGGCATTGTTGAGCAAACCTCCTTCACAAACTCAGGTGGAGGAAAGGGAACCAGGCGCTGGGGAACCAACCGGGGGGTGGATGAAGCCGGGGTTGTCGTCGCGATCGGTGTTCCCTATGCGTATGCGACGACCACCTGTTTCCGGGCGACCTTCAATACCAATGACACCTTGTACGAAGCGGGTTGCAATACCGGCGATTCGGGAAGCCCTGTGTTTATAGAAGCCGATGGTGTCTGGAAGGTGACAGGGATCACGCTCTACCGCCCGTCCGATAGCGACAACCGGTTCGCCATGGTGCATGACTACGTGGATTGGATCAAATCGGTCATCACCGACTACGATACCGACATGGACGGCCTGCCGGACCATTGGGAAACGACGCATGGCGAGATGGATGCGGAGGACGATCCGGACGGGGACGGCTTCTCGAACTATGAGGAGTGGCTGGCCGATACCGACCCAAACCTCGGCACCTCGTTCCTCGGAATCATGGAATACACCAATGGGACGAGCCTGGTGTTTTCCAGTTCCACGAACCGTTCCTACCTGCTTGAGCATAGCTCCAGCCTAAGCCATGGAGCCTGGACGGCCAGCGGCGGTTGGTTCGGGGCAACGTCGACGCAAACCGTTCAGACGGTTTCGACTACGGAAAGCAACCGGTTTTTCCGCGTCCGCGCCACGCTGCGCTGATTTGATTTCCCGTAAATTAAAACAGACATTTTAAATATTTCTTTACAATATACTGGCCAGCTAGCGGTTTTGTTGTTTTCCACGGAGATTCAATGAAGAAGAGATTGATTGCACTGATCCTTGTGTCGGCCGGCTTTGCATCCGCGCAGACGAACGCGTTCCTCAGCTGGGAACAATGCCTCGAAAAAACCAAGGCCTACAACCCCGACCTGGTTTCGGCGCGCGCCGCCGTGCGCGAGTTGGAGTTTGGCGTGTCCTCGGCCAGCTCGGGCTTCCTTCCGCAAATCAGCGCCCGCGCCGGCATCGACTATGGCGAGGCCGAGACGGACTCCGGGGTGAAAGAAAACAAGAGCGCCAGCGGGCGCTTGACCCTGAGCCAGGATTTGTTCAGCGGCGGCGGGAACATCGCCGGCCGCCGGCGCGCGCTCGCCCAACTGGAGATCGGCAACCAGCAATACCGCAAAACCCTTTCGGACGTGGAGTTGCGGACCCGGCTGGCCTACATCGATGTGCTCTATGCGCAGGACTTGGTCGAGCTGACGAAAAAGATCGAGGAGCGCCGCCACAACAACGTTCGCCTGATCCAGCTGCGGTTCGACGGGGGCCGCGAAAACGCCGGCTCATTGGCGCGCAGCAAGGCGCAGCTTTCCCAGGCGGGCTACGAAGTGCGCGAGGCCGAGCGTTCGCTCACCTATGCCCTGCGCAACCTCGCCGCCGCCATGGGGATCATGGAACCTGCCCCCGGCGCCGAAGGCGACCTCCGGGCGGATGCCCCCGAGGCGCTGGCCGATCTGGAGCCGCTGATGAAGCAGACCCCGAACTACAGCATTGCCACAACCCAGATCGAAGCCGCCAAACAGGGGATGAAGGTGACCCGCAGCGGCCGGTTCCCATCGGTCAGCTTCGATGCCTCCGCCGGACTCAGCAGCGGAACCTACGATGTCTACAAGGGCTCTTGGAACGTCGGGCTCAGCGCCTCCATGCCGCTCTATACCGGCAACCGCCTCAACAGCCAGGTGGCCGCCGCCAAGGAAAACATCATCCAATCGGAAATGGATCTGATGGATACGGCCAACACGCTCATGGCCACCCTGCAACAGCGGTGGAACGGCTATGCCGACGCCATCGAAAGCGAGGCCGTCCAGCAGGAGCTGTTCGATGCCGAGCAGCTGCGCGCCGAAATCTCGACGGCCAAATACAAGCAGGGTTTGCTCTCCTACGAGGACTGGGATCTCATCGAAAGCAATTTGATTAGCCAGGGCAAAACGCACCTCCAGCGCCGCCGGTCATCCGAGATCCAGCAGGCGCAGTGGAAGAATGCACTGGGGTGGAGCGAGTGGTATACAGAACAAGGCGAATGATATGAAAAAATCGATTAAATGGATAGTGGTGATTTTGGTGCTGGCCGCAGTCGGCTTCTATTGGTTCAAGTCCAAAACAAAAAAGGCGGAAGCGTCGAAACCCACCTACGACCGCGCCAAGGTGGAGCTGCGCGACCTGCGCACAACGGTGGAATCGACCGGCGAGGTGGAGCCGCGCAACCGGTTGGACGTCAAGCCGCCCATCGCCGGGCGCCTGGAGGAATTGCTCGTCGATGAAGGCGACAAGGTGACCAAGGGCCAGATCCTCGGCTGGGTCAGCTCGACCGAGCGCGCCACCTTGCTCGACGCCGCACTCGCCACCAGCAAGGAGGAACTCGAATATTGGCAGGACCTCTATAAACCCTCGCCGCTCGTCTCCCCGCTGAAGGGAACCATCATTGCGCGCAACTTCGAGCCGGGGCAGTCCATCAGCGCCAACGATGCCGTCGTTGTG
This DNA window, taken from Pontiella desulfatans, encodes the following:
- a CDS encoding trypsin-like serine protease, with translation MEKNKKAWVVVVAALALARLASAIAVANYTVAESAPTNVGYSLDWDGVHNYRSSSSVAIDHYWLLTAAHVAAHPGSPVNLTIGGELYTEQERIYPPDQADLALVRYDKPFPFYYPLHEGEIYQETGSGRNKTKVYDELLMVGYGTTGIVEQTSFTNSGGGKGTRRWGTNRGVDEAGVVVAIGVPYAYATTTCFRATFNTNDTLYEAGCNTGDSGSPVFIEADGVWKVTGITLYRPSDSDNRFAMVHDYVDWIKSVITDYDTDMDGLPDHWETTHGEMDAEDDPDGDGFSNYEEWLADTDPNLGTSFLGIMEYTNGTSLVFSSSTNRSYLLEHSSSLSHGAWTASGGWFGATSTQTVQTVSTTESNRFFRVRATLR
- a CDS encoding TolC family protein, producing the protein MKKRLIALILVSAGFASAQTNAFLSWEQCLEKTKAYNPDLVSARAAVRELEFGVSSASSGFLPQISARAGIDYGEAETDSGVKENKSASGRLTLSQDLFSGGGNIAGRRRALAQLEIGNQQYRKTLSDVELRTRLAYIDVLYAQDLVELTKKIEERRHNNVRLIQLRFDGGRENAGSLARSKAQLSQAGYEVREAERSLTYALRNLAAAMGIMEPAPGAEGDLRADAPEALADLEPLMKQTPNYSIATTQIEAAKQGMKVTRSGRFPSVSFDASAGLSSGTYDVYKGSWNVGLSASMPLYTGNRLNSQVAAAKENIIQSEMDLMDTANTLMATLQQRWNGYADAIESEAVQQELFDAEQLRAEISTAKYKQGLLSYEDWDLIESNLISQGKTHLQRRRSSEIQQAQWKNALGWSEWYTEQGE